A single region of the Brachypodium distachyon strain Bd21 chromosome 3, Brachypodium_distachyon_v3.0, whole genome shotgun sequence genome encodes:
- the LOC100839422 gene encoding chloride conductance regulatory protein ICln isoform X1, which translates to MVLGLHFCADIADDGVPRLDAAAGEELVRTDRDAAVSLGSRAPEPPGTFFITTKRVIWVSDAQRSKGYAVDFVAISLHAVSRDPEAYPSPCIYMQIETEDGSDEESDESDSEADGEIDVSKVTEMRIIPSDPGQLDGLFEAFSHCAELNPDPNAESDEEDGWVHGDGSDDDMTDGSEEFSDLNPIGQIDEHHITRSVVELDVYVCSSRSMTNVLRMQRKQNGRGAIEMDARCKAPSLSSLERQDWLFWVAIDA; encoded by the exons ATGGTGCTCGGGCTCCACTTCTGCGCCGACATCGCCGACGACGGCGTTCCCCGCCTCGACGCCGCAGCTGGGGAAGAGCTCGTCCGCACGGACCGCGACGCCGCCGTTTCCCTCGGCTCTCGCGCGCCGGAGCCCCCGGGAACCTTCTTCATCACCACCAA GAGGGTGATCTGGGTCAGCGACGCACAGAGGAGCAAGGGCTACGCAGTGGACTTCGTCGCCATCTCGCTCCATGCGGTGTCGCGCGACCCCGAGGCGTACCCCTCCCCATGTATCTACATGCAG ATTGAGACAGAAGATGGCTCAGACGAGGAATCTGACGAGTCAGATTCTGAAGCAGATGGGGAAATAGATGTGTCAAAAGTCACTGAGATGCGCATCATACCATCAGATCCTGGTCAAC TGGATGGACTCTTCGAAGCATTCTCTCATTGTGCAGAGTTGAATCCGGATCCTAATGCTG AGAGCGACGAAGAGGATGGCTGGGTTCATGGTGACGGAAGTGATGACGACATGACTGATG GAAGCGAGGAGTTTTCAGATCTCAACCCAATAGGACAAATTGATGAACATCATATTACTCGTTCGGTAGTTGAG CTCGATGTTTATGTTTGCAGCTCGAGATCAATGACCAACGTTTTgaggatgcagaggaagcagaACGGGAGAGGAGCCATAGAAATGGACGCTAGGTGCAAAGCACCCTCTCTATCTTCCTTGGAACGGCAAGATTGGTTATTCTGGGTCGCCATTGATGCATGA
- the LOC100839422 gene encoding chloride conductance regulatory protein ICln isoform X2, protein MVLGLHFCADIADDGVPRLDAAAGEELVRTDRDAAVSLGSRAPEPPGTFFITTKRVIWVSDAQRSKGYAVDFVAISLHAVSRDPEAYPSPCIYMQIETEDGSDEESDESDSEADGEIDVSKVTEMRIIPSDPGQLDGLFEAFSHCAELNPDPNAESDEEDGWVHGDGSDDDMTDGSEEFSDLNPIGQIDEHHITRSVVELEINDQRFEDAEEAERERSHRNGR, encoded by the exons ATGGTGCTCGGGCTCCACTTCTGCGCCGACATCGCCGACGACGGCGTTCCCCGCCTCGACGCCGCAGCTGGGGAAGAGCTCGTCCGCACGGACCGCGACGCCGCCGTTTCCCTCGGCTCTCGCGCGCCGGAGCCCCCGGGAACCTTCTTCATCACCACCAA GAGGGTGATCTGGGTCAGCGACGCACAGAGGAGCAAGGGCTACGCAGTGGACTTCGTCGCCATCTCGCTCCATGCGGTGTCGCGCGACCCCGAGGCGTACCCCTCCCCATGTATCTACATGCAG ATTGAGACAGAAGATGGCTCAGACGAGGAATCTGACGAGTCAGATTCTGAAGCAGATGGGGAAATAGATGTGTCAAAAGTCACTGAGATGCGCATCATACCATCAGATCCTGGTCAAC TGGATGGACTCTTCGAAGCATTCTCTCATTGTGCAGAGTTGAATCCGGATCCTAATGCTG AGAGCGACGAAGAGGATGGCTGGGTTCATGGTGACGGAAGTGATGACGACATGACTGATG GAAGCGAGGAGTTTTCAGATCTCAACCCAATAGGACAAATTGATGAACATCATATTACTCGTTCGGTAGTTGAG CTCGAGATCAATGACCAACGTTTTgaggatgcagaggaagcagaACGGGAGAGGAGCCATAGAAATGGACGCTAG
- the LOC100834812 gene encoding putative HVA22-like protein g isoform X2, which translates to MMGGFLSRVLLLAFGYAYPAYECYKTVELNKPEIEQLIFWCQYWILVALLTVLERFGDLTISWLPLYSEAKLMFFIYLWCPKTKGTTYVYETFFRPYISQHENDIDHNILELRARASDMLIIYWQKASTVGQTTFFQIMKYVAVQSPSQLSKSRPSQQSQPQKKQELQPQQQQQMPKNQPTTLRRAVSAAARQPATVEQSKDTRAAPTAPKTRRLTSSKSAPLTSTKSVASTTKLAEDVKTSTVKLAADETPATANHVDMPDDESSALAQAEAESDDMCIDEVDIPIEDTDELHASPDETRMEEAIRVTRSTLRRRIGTSTTGIPAADGSAVN; encoded by the exons ATGATGGGCGGCTTCCTCTCCAGGGTCCTCCT ATTGGCCTTTGGCTATGCTTATCCTGCTTATGAATGCTATAAAACTGTAGAGCTGAACAAGCCAGAGATCGAGCAGCTCATTTTTTGGTGCCAATATTG GATTTTGGTGGCACTACTAACTGTTTTGGAAAGATTTGGGGATTTAACGATATCATG GTTGCCACTATATTCTGAAGCAAAGTTGATGTTCTTTATATACTTATGGTGCCCAAAGACAAAG GGTACCACTTATGTGTATGAGACCTTCTTCAGGCCATACATATCACAGCATGAGAATGATATCGACCATAATATTCTTGAGCTGAGAGCAAGAGCCAGCGATATGCTTATTATTTACTGGCAGAAGGCTTCAACTGTAGGACAAACTACATTCTTTCAGATTATGAAGTATGTTGCTGTGCAGTCACCATCTCAGTTATCGAAGTCACGCCCGTCACAG CAATCTCAGCCACAAAAAAAGCAGGAACTGCAAccacaacagcaacagcagatGCCGAAGAACCAACCGACCACACTTCGCCGAGCAGTATCGGCTGCTGCTAGACAGCCAGCAACTGTGGAGCAGTCAAAGGACACACGGGCTGCTCCAACTGCCCCCAAGACCAGGCGTTTAACATCTTCAAAGTCTGCTCCACTGACATCCACAAAGTCTGTTGCATCTACGACAAAGCTGGCTGAAGATGTGAAAACCAGCACTGTCAAGCTCGCTGCTGACGAGACACCAGCTACAGCCAATCATGTTGACATGCCAGACGATGAGTCTAGTGCCCTGGCACAAGCAGAGGCTGAATCTGATGACATGTGCATTGATGAGGTTGACATTCCCATCGAAGATACGGATGAGCTTCACGCTAGTCCAGATGAGACACGGATGGAAGAGGCGATACGAGTGACCCGTAGCACGCTAAGGAGGCGAATTGGCACAAGCACCACGGGTATTCCTGCTGCTGATGGTTCAGCAGTAAACTAA
- the LOC100834812 gene encoding putative HVA22-like protein g isoform X1: MMGGFLSRVLLLAFGYAYPAYECYKTVELNKPEIEQLIFWCQYWILVALLTVLERFGDLTISWLPLYSEAKLMFFIYLWCPKTKGTTYVYETFFRPYISQHENDIDHNILELRARASDMLIIYWQKASTVGQTTFFQIMKYVAVQSPSQLSKSRPSQKQSQPQKKQELQPQQQQQMPKNQPTTLRRAVSAAARQPATVEQSKDTRAAPTAPKTRRLTSSKSAPLTSTKSVASTTKLAEDVKTSTVKLAADETPATANHVDMPDDESSALAQAEAESDDMCIDEVDIPIEDTDELHASPDETRMEEAIRVTRSTLRRRIGTSTTGIPAADGSAVN; encoded by the exons ATGATGGGCGGCTTCCTCTCCAGGGTCCTCCT ATTGGCCTTTGGCTATGCTTATCCTGCTTATGAATGCTATAAAACTGTAGAGCTGAACAAGCCAGAGATCGAGCAGCTCATTTTTTGGTGCCAATATTG GATTTTGGTGGCACTACTAACTGTTTTGGAAAGATTTGGGGATTTAACGATATCATG GTTGCCACTATATTCTGAAGCAAAGTTGATGTTCTTTATATACTTATGGTGCCCAAAGACAAAG GGTACCACTTATGTGTATGAGACCTTCTTCAGGCCATACATATCACAGCATGAGAATGATATCGACCATAATATTCTTGAGCTGAGAGCAAGAGCCAGCGATATGCTTATTATTTACTGGCAGAAGGCTTCAACTGTAGGACAAACTACATTCTTTCAGATTATGAAGTATGTTGCTGTGCAGTCACCATCTCAGTTATCGAAGTCACGCCCGTCACAG AAGCAATCTCAGCCACAAAAAAAGCAGGAACTGCAAccacaacagcaacagcagatGCCGAAGAACCAACCGACCACACTTCGCCGAGCAGTATCGGCTGCTGCTAGACAGCCAGCAACTGTGGAGCAGTCAAAGGACACACGGGCTGCTCCAACTGCCCCCAAGACCAGGCGTTTAACATCTTCAAAGTCTGCTCCACTGACATCCACAAAGTCTGTTGCATCTACGACAAAGCTGGCTGAAGATGTGAAAACCAGCACTGTCAAGCTCGCTGCTGACGAGACACCAGCTACAGCCAATCATGTTGACATGCCAGACGATGAGTCTAGTGCCCTGGCACAAGCAGAGGCTGAATCTGATGACATGTGCATTGATGAGGTTGACATTCCCATCGAAGATACGGATGAGCTTCACGCTAGTCCAGATGAGACACGGATGGAAGAGGCGATACGAGTGACCCGTAGCACGCTAAGGAGGCGAATTGGCACAAGCACCACGGGTATTCCTGCTGCTGATGGTTCAGCAGTAAACTAA